In Pseudomonas sp. PDNC002, the DNA window GGTAGATCGCTGTCGCCGCTGACGATCTCCTGGGTGCGCAGGGTGATTTCCAGGGTGCCGCCCGAGGGCATGGCGTCTCGCGCATTGTCCACCAGGTGCTGCAGGGTCTTGTGCAACTGGTCGCGGTCGCTGATGACGCTGTCGGCGGCATCGGTGTCGAGGGTCAGCTCGACTCCCGGTCCGGCCCGCTCGCTCAGTTCGGCCTGCCAGGCGTGCAACTGTTGGTCGAGCGCCACGGGGTGCATCGCCAGCGCCTGGCGGCGGGCGAAGGCGAGCAGGTTGTGGGTCAGTTCGGCGGCGCGCTCGGTGGCCTGGGTGGCGGCGTGGAGAATGTGGTTGATCTCCGGCTGGGCGTTGGCCGGCGCGCGGCGGGTGATCAGGTCGAGGCTGAAACGGATGCTGGCCAGCAGGTTGTTGAAGTCATGGGCGATGCCGCCGGTGAGCTGGCCGACCGCTTCCATGCGCTGGGCGCTCAGCAGCGCCAGTTGCGCCTGTTTCAGCAGTTCGGCGCTGCGCTTCTGCTCGGTGATGTCGCGCCCGCAGCCGTAGATCAGGCCGTTGTCCTCGCTGGCGTGCCAGGACACCCAGCGGTAGCTGCCGTCGGCGTGGCGCAAGCGGTTCTCGAAATGCTGCAGGCGCTCGCCACGGGACAGGACGGCGCGCATGTCGATACTGGCGGGCAGGTCGTCCGGGTGCACCAGTGACTCGCTGCTGCTTCCGCTCAGTTGCTGCTCTGTCCAGCCCAGGAGGCTGGTCCAGGCGGGGTTGACGCTGCGCAGGACGCCCTGGTGGTCGAGCACACACAGCAGGTCCTGGCTCATGGCCCAGACGCGGTCGCGCTCCAGGGTACGTTGCCGGGCATCCTCCTGGACCGCCTCCTGGACCTGCCGCTCTTGCGAGCGCTGGGTGGCCGCGGCCAGGGCGCTGCCGAGCAGGGCGGCCAGTTCGTTGAAGAACTCGGCGTAGTGTTCGTCCAGGCGGCGCCGCGGACTGATGCCGAATACCGCGAGGCTGTCGGCATAGCCCGTCAGTGGCGTGGCGTAGGTGCTGTCGAGGGCCTCCGGCCAGGGCGCGAAAGCGCGGACGTGCTGGCTACCCAGGGGCGACTGATGCGCATGATTGAGGCCGCTGAACAGGTGCAGCGGATCGTCGTCCACCGTCAGTTGCGCCGGGGCGAAACGGTCGCGGGCGTCGGTCCCGCTGGCGCCGAGCAGGGTGCCGGCGTGGTAGATCAGGCAGAAGGGCACGTCATGGGCGGCATCGGCGAGCAGCGCGATTGCCTGGGTGCAGATCTGCTTGCTGTCGTCGACGTGCCCCAGGCGCTCGGCCAGGCGCGTGAGCAGGCGCTGGCGGCGCTGCTGGATGACGGTGCCGGTGGTTTCCACCGCCGTATTGAACAGGCCGACGGGTTTGCCGTCCTGGCCGAAGATCGGGCTGACGTTGTAGGTGAAGTAGGCTTCTTCGACATAGCCGAAGCGCACCATGGGCAGCAGGCGATCTTCCTCGTGGGCGGCCACGCCGGTCTGCAGGATGCCGTTGTACATGGGGTCGAGGATCGACCAGATGTCCGACCAGGCCTCGCGCGCCGGCTGGCCCAGGCAGCCGGGATGCTTGTCGCCGGGAATCGCACTCCAGGCGTCGTTGTACAGCAGAATGAATTCCGGGCCCCAGTAGATGCATACCGGCAGGCGCGAATTGAGGCCGACTTCGAGGATGCCCTTGAGCGTGGCCGGCCATTGCTCCATGGGACCGAGGGGTGAAGCCGCCCAGTCATGCTGGCGAATCAACGGTGCCATGGCGCTACTGCTGTTGAGGAACTCGCCCTGGCCCGGTTCGGGCGATGCGACGGTTTCCCCTGGAAGTGTTGGCATCTGCAGATCCTGCGATTGATCAGTCCGACGGTTGATCATGGTCCCTATCGGACGTTGGATCGTGCCCGTCGGCAGAAGATTCCACTTATTTCTATCGATAGTCGCGAATATTTCGAACGACCCGCAGGAGCGGGTGTCAATTCGCCAGCCTGTGTCTAGCCTACATTAATCTCTGTAGTATTCAGAAAGATCTCACAATAACTTCAAACACTTACCTGCAATTTGGCGGATTTTTCCTTCAAATCAGCAGGGATAGCCACCAGGAATTCAGTGATGAATCAGAAGGCCCTCGCCGACGAAAGCGCTTTCCGCCGCATCCTTGCGCGCAACATGGCGTTGCCGCTGGGTATCTGTCTGCTGGGCGCGGTGCTGTTCATCGGCCTGATTCTCTACATGCTCGACGTGCTGGGCTGGGTCGAGCACACCGACCGGGTGATTTCCAGCGCCAACGAGATGCAGCGCCTGAGCGTCGACCAGGAAAGCGGCCTGCGGGGCTTCCTGATCACCGCTGATCCGCGCTTCCTCGAACCCTTGGAACAGGCCCGGCCGCGCATCAATGCCGGGCTGAAGAGCCTTGCCCAACTGGTGGCGGACAACCCGCCGCAAGTGGAGCGGGTGCAACGCCTGAGTGCGATGCAGGACGAGTGGATGACCTTCGCCCAGGAGATGATCCAGCTGCGTCGCAACGGTCAGGAAACCACCGATGCGATCAGGTCCGGACGGGGCAAGAGCATGATGGACGCCATCCGCGCCCAGTACGCCTCGCTGATCAATACCGAGCAGCAGCTGCGCCACGACCGCAACCAGTTCGCCTCGAGCCTGTCCACCGGCGTGGTGATCCTTTACCTGGTCTTCAGCATCGTGGTTGGCGCTTTGCTGGCCTATTTCGGCCGCCGCCAGTTGCTGAGCCTTTCCGAGTCCTACGGCGAATCCCTGCGCCGCCAGGTGCTGCATAACGAGCAATTGCAGCAGCAGGCGTGGCTGCGCGACGGCCAGAGCCGCCTGGGTGACCAGTTGATCGGCCAGCAGTCGCTGCCGCTGCTGGGGCGCAGCCTGATGGAATTCCTCGGGGACTTCGTCGGCTCGCCCATCGGCGCGCTGTACGTTCGCGACGATCACGGTGGCCTGCTGCGTGGCGCCACCTATGGATTCGCCCGGGAAGATGGCGGCGAGGAGTACTTCGCCGCCGATGAAAGCCTGATCGCCCAGGCCGCGCGGCAACGCAAGCTGCGCGTGCTGGAGGGCTTGCCGGCGGATTACCTGAAGGTCAACTCGGCGCTGGGCAATGGCTCGCCGGTGAGCGTGGCGCTGCTGCCGCTGCTCAGCGAAGGCGGCGTGGTGGGTGTGCTGGAGCTGGGTTTCCTACGCTCGCTGAGCGAGCGCGAGCAGGCGTTCCTACAGGGTGTCTCGGAAACCTTGGGCAGCGCCGTCGCCGCCGCCCTGCATCGCCAGCGCCAGCAGGACCTGCTGGCCGAGACCCAGCAGCTCAACGAGGAGCTGCAGGTCCAGCAGGAAGAGCTGAAGACCGCCAACGAGGAGCTCGAAGAGCAGTCGCGGGTGCTCAAGGAGTCCCAGGCGCATCTCGAGGCCCAGCAGGCGGAACTGGAGCAGACCAATGAGCGCCTGGCCGAGCAGACCCAGGAGCTGGCCGCCCAGCGCGACGACCTGGACACCAAGAACACCGAATTGAACCAGGCTCGCCTGGACCTGCAGGGCCGCGCCGACGAGCTGCAGCGCGCCAGCCGCTACAAGTCCGAGTTCCTTGCCAACATGTCCCACGAGCTGCGCACGCCGCTCAACAGTTCGCTGATCCTGGCGCGCCTGCTGGCGGACAATGAGCAGGGCAATCTGGACGACGAGCAGGTGAAGTTCGCCGAGTCGATCTATGGCGCCGGCAATGACCTGCTCAACCTGATCAACGACATCCTCGACATCTCCAAGGTCGAGGCCGGCAAGCTGGAAGTGCGCCCGGAAAACGCCAGCGTGCGGCGCCTGGTGGAGGCTGTGGAAGGGCTGTTCCGTCCACAGGCCGACGACAAGGGGCTGAGCTTCGTCGCCGAAGTGGCCGAGGATGCGCCGGCCATGCTGTTCAGCGACCGCCAGCGGGTCGAGCAGATCCTCAAGAACCTGCTGTCCAACGCCTTCAAGTTCACCGATGCCGGCGAGGTTTCCCTGCGCGTGAGCGCAGCGCCCGAAGGGCTGCGCTTCGACGTGCGTGACAGCGGCATCGGTATCGCCGAGGACCAGCTGCAACGTATCTTCGAGGCGTTCCAGCAGGCCGACGGCGCCACCAATCGCCGTTACGGCGGCACCGGCCTGGGGCTGTCGATCTCCCGCGACCTGGCGCATTTGCTGGGCGGCAGCATCATCGTCAGCAGCCAGCCGGGCAAAGGCAGCGTGTTCAGCCTGCTGCTGCCGCTGAACTACGAGGCGCCCGCCGAGGTAGAGTCGCCCAGCGCGCCGGCGCCGCTCGCGGCGGTCGCTCCGGCTCCCGTTCAGGTGCTCGAACCGATGGTGCGCGCCCCGGTGGCTGCGACCTTCGCCGACGATCGCGAACAGGCCAGCGTCGGTCAGCGCTGCGTGCTGGTGGTGGAAGACGAGCCGAAATTCGCCCGCATCCTCTACGACCTGGCCCATGAGCTGGGTTACCGCTGCCTGGTGGCGATGGGCGCGGAGGAGGGCTTGCGCCTGGCCGACCAGCACGCTCCCGACGCCATCCTGCTGGACATGCACCTGCCCGACGAATCCGGTCTCGCCGTACTGCAACGGCTGAAAGCCAACCCGCGCACCCGCCATGTGCCGGTGCACGTCGTCTCGGTGGAAGACCGTAGCGAAGCGGCCCTGCACCTGGGCGCCATCGGCTACGCGCTCAAGCCCACCTCCCGCGAGCAACTGCGCGAGGTGTTCGGCAAGCTGGAGGCCAAGCTGACCCAGGAGGTCAAGCGCATCCTGCTGGTGGAGGACGACCCGCTGCAGCGCGACAGCGTTTCGCGCCTGATCGGCGACGACGACATCGAGATCACCGCGGTGGAGCAGGGCGAGCAGGCCCTGGAGCTGCTGCGCAAGAACATCTACGACTGCATGATCATCGACCTCAAGCTGCCGGACATGCAGGGCAACGAGCTGCTGCGGCGCATGGGCGAGGAAGAAATCTGCTCGTTCCCGCCGGTGATCGTCTACACCGGGCGCAACCTGACCCGCGACGAGGAAGCCGAGCTGCTCAAGTATTCGCGCTCGATCATCATCAAGGGGGCGCGCTCGCCGGAGCGCCTGCTGGACGAAGTCACGCTGTTCCTGCACAAGGTCGAGTCGCAGCTTTCCAGCGAGCGCCAGCGCATGCTGCGTACCTCGCGCAACCGCGACCGGGCGTTCGAGGAGCGGCGCATCCTGCTGGTGGACGACGACGTGCGCAACATCTTCGCCCTGACCAGCGCCCTGGAGCACAAGGGCGCGCGGGTGGAAGTGGCGCGCAACGGCCGCGAAGCCATCGAGAAGCTCAACCAGGTGGGCGACATCGACCTGGTGCTGATGGACGTGATGATGCCGGAGATGGACGGCTACGAAGCCACGCGCCTGATCCGCCAGGACGCGCGCTGGAAGAAATTGCCCATTCTTGCGGTCACCGCCAAGGCGATGAAGGACGACCACGAGCTGTGCCTGCGCGCCGGCGCCAACGACTACCTGGCCAAGCCCATCGACCTGGACCGCCTGTTCTCCCTGATCCGTGTATGGCTACCCAAGCTGGAGCGCATCTGACATGCCTGATCGCAGCCAGGATATCGAGCTGCGCCTCCTCATCGAGGCGATCTACCTGAAGTACAGCTACGACTTCCGGGACTACTCCGGCACGTCGCTCAAACGCCGCGTGCTGCATGCCACCCAGCTGTTCGAGTGCCGCAGTATCTCGGCCCTGCAGGAGCGCATCCTGCACGACCCCCATGCGTTCCACGAACTGCTGCAGTACCTCACCATTTCGGTGAGCGAGATGTTCCGCGACCCGTCCTACTTCCTCGCGCTGCGCCAGGAAGTGGTACCGCTGCTGCGCACCTACCCGTCGTTGCGTATCTGGGTGGCGGGCTGCAGTACCGGTGAGGAAGTGCATTCGCTGGCCATCCTGCTGCACGAGGAAGGTCTGCTGGAGCGCACGCTGATCTATGCCACCGACATCAATCCGCGCTCGCTGGAGCAGGCGCAGCGCGGCATCTACGCGGCGGAGGACCTGGCCCAGGCCAGCGAGAACTACCGCGCCGCCGGCGGCAAGGGCTCGCTCTCGGACTACTACACGGCCGCCTACGACGGTGCGCTGTTCGACAAGATGCTGCGGCAGAACGTGACCTTCGCCGACCACAGCCTGGCCACCGACAGCGTGTTCTCCGAGACGCACCTGGTGTCCTGCCGCAACGTGCTGATCTACTTCAACCGCCAGTTGCAGAACCGCGCCATCGGCCTGTTCCACGAGTCGCTCTGCCACCGCGGCTTCCTCGGCCTGGGTAGCAAGGAAAGCCTGGACTTCACCGACTTCGCCTCCGAGTTCGAGGTGGTGAACCGCCGCGAACGGGTGTTCCGCAAGCGATGAGCGCGCCGCGCGAGGTCCGGGCCGTGGTCATTGGCGCTTCCGCAGGTGGCGTGGATGCGCTGTTCCAGCTGTTCACCGGGCTGCCGGCGAACTTCTCGTTGCCGCTGGTGGCAGTGCTGCACCTGCCCGAAGACCACGAGAGCCAGTTGGTCGACCTGTTCGCCCGGCGCCTGGCAATCCCGGTGCAGGAAGCCCGCGACAAGGCACCGGTGGAGGCGGGCACGCTGTACTTCGCCAGTGCCGGCTATCACCTGTCCATCGAGCGCGACCACACCTTCGCCCTGAGTCGCGAGGCGCCTCGCAATTTCTCCCGGCCCTCCATCGATATCCTCTTCGATTCGGCGGCGGATGCTTATCGCGAGGGGCTTGCCGGCATCCTGCTCACCGGCGCCAACCAGGATGGCGCCGAAGGGCTGGCGCATATCCATCGCCTGGGTGGCCTCAGCATCGTTCAGGACCCGACCGATGCCGCCGTGTCCACCATGCCGGAGGCGGCGATCGCATTGCACGCTCCGGACTACATTCTTCCCCTGCGCGAGATTCACGCGCTCCTGACCCGACTGGACCCTCAACATGTTGCGTAACCAGGGAAGCAAGCTGCTGATCGTCGACGACCTGCCGGAGAACCTGCTGGCGCTCGAGGCGTTGATCAAGGGAGAGGGGCGCGAGGTGTTCAAGGCATCCTCGGCGGACGAGGCGCTGTCGCTGCTGCTGGAGCACGACTTCGCCCTCGCCATCCTCGACGTGCAGATGCCGGGCATGGACGGCTTCGGCCTGGCCGAGCTGATGCGCGGCACCGAGCGCACCAAGAACATTCCCATCGTCTTCGTCACCGCCGCCGGACGTGAGCTGAACTATGCGTTCAAAGGCTACGAAAGCGGCGCGGTGGACTTTCTCTACAAGCCGCTGGACAACCATGCGGTGCGCAGCAAGGTCAGCGTGTTCGTCGACCTCTATCGCCAGCGCAAGGTGCTCGACCATCACGTCGAGGCGCTGGAGCGCAGCCGGGCGGAACAGGACGCGCTGCTCGCGGAGCTGCGCGAGACCCAGGTGGAGCTGCAGCGCGCGGTGAAGATGCGCGACGACTTCATGTCCATCGTTTCCCACGAGCTGCGCACGCCGCTCAACGGCCTGATGCTCGATACCCAATTGCGCCGGTTGCACCTGGCCAAGG includes these proteins:
- a CDS encoding response regulator, whose amino-acid sequence is MNQKALADESAFRRILARNMALPLGICLLGAVLFIGLILYMLDVLGWVEHTDRVISSANEMQRLSVDQESGLRGFLITADPRFLEPLEQARPRINAGLKSLAQLVADNPPQVERVQRLSAMQDEWMTFAQEMIQLRRNGQETTDAIRSGRGKSMMDAIRAQYASLINTEQQLRHDRNQFASSLSTGVVILYLVFSIVVGALLAYFGRRQLLSLSESYGESLRRQVLHNEQLQQQAWLRDGQSRLGDQLIGQQSLPLLGRSLMEFLGDFVGSPIGALYVRDDHGGLLRGATYGFAREDGGEEYFAADESLIAQAARQRKLRVLEGLPADYLKVNSALGNGSPVSVALLPLLSEGGVVGVLELGFLRSLSEREQAFLQGVSETLGSAVAAALHRQRQQDLLAETQQLNEELQVQQEELKTANEELEEQSRVLKESQAHLEAQQAELEQTNERLAEQTQELAAQRDDLDTKNTELNQARLDLQGRADELQRASRYKSEFLANMSHELRTPLNSSLILARLLADNEQGNLDDEQVKFAESIYGAGNDLLNLINDILDISKVEAGKLEVRPENASVRRLVEAVEGLFRPQADDKGLSFVAEVAEDAPAMLFSDRQRVEQILKNLLSNAFKFTDAGEVSLRVSAAPEGLRFDVRDSGIGIAEDQLQRIFEAFQQADGATNRRYGGTGLGLSISRDLAHLLGGSIIVSSQPGKGSVFSLLLPLNYEAPAEVESPSAPAPLAAVAPAPVQVLEPMVRAPVAATFADDREQASVGQRCVLVVEDEPKFARILYDLAHELGYRCLVAMGAEEGLRLADQHAPDAILLDMHLPDESGLAVLQRLKANPRTRHVPVHVVSVEDRSEAALHLGAIGYALKPTSREQLREVFGKLEAKLTQEVKRILLVEDDPLQRDSVSRLIGDDDIEITAVEQGEQALELLRKNIYDCMIIDLKLPDMQGNELLRRMGEEEICSFPPVIVYTGRNLTRDEEAELLKYSRSIIIKGARSPERLLDEVTLFLHKVESQLSSERQRMLRTSRNRDRAFEERRILLVDDDVRNIFALTSALEHKGARVEVARNGREAIEKLNQVGDIDLVLMDVMMPEMDGYEATRLIRQDARWKKLPILAVTAKAMKDDHELCLRAGANDYLAKPIDLDRLFSLIRVWLPKLERI
- a CDS encoding hybrid sensor histidine kinase/response regulator; its protein translation is MLRNQGSKLLIVDDLPENLLALEALIKGEGREVFKASSADEALSLLLEHDFALAILDVQMPGMDGFGLAELMRGTERTKNIPIVFVTAAGRELNYAFKGYESGAVDFLYKPLDNHAVRSKVSVFVDLYRQRKVLDHHVEALERSRAEQDALLAELRETQVELQRAVKMRDDFMSIVSHELRTPLNGLMLDTQLRRLHLAKGKLENFAAERLGVLFERDERQLTGLTRLIEDMLDVSRIRTGKLSIRPEPTNLADIARRVLGNFAVQAQAVGCELSLDAPDAVDGVWDAYRVEQVISNLLSNALRYGPGQPVAVSVAAHEGQARLCVRDHGNGIGSEEQRRIFQQFERGTGATRIAGLGLGLFISEQIVQAHGGRIEVRSEPGQGAEFCVYLPLD
- a CDS encoding chemotaxis protein CheB, with product MSAPREVRAVVIGASAGGVDALFQLFTGLPANFSLPLVAVLHLPEDHESQLVDLFARRLAIPVQEARDKAPVEAGTLYFASAGYHLSIERDHTFALSREAPRNFSRPSIDILFDSAADAYREGLAGILLTGANQDGAEGLAHIHRLGGLSIVQDPTDAAVSTMPEAAIALHAPDYILPLREIHALLTRLDPQHVA
- a CDS encoding protein-glutamate O-methyltransferase CheR — encoded protein: MPDRSQDIELRLLIEAIYLKYSYDFRDYSGTSLKRRVLHATQLFECRSISALQERILHDPHAFHELLQYLTISVSEMFRDPSYFLALRQEVVPLLRTYPSLRIWVAGCSTGEEVHSLAILLHEEGLLERTLIYATDINPRSLEQAQRGIYAAEDLAQASENYRAAGGKGSLSDYYTAAYDGALFDKMLRQNVTFADHSLATDSVFSETHLVSCRNVLIYFNRQLQNRAIGLFHESLCHRGFLGLGSKESLDFTDFASEFEVVNRRERVFRKR
- a CDS encoding ATP-binding protein, coding for MPTLPGETVASPEPGQGEFLNSSSAMAPLIRQHDWAASPLGPMEQWPATLKGILEVGLNSRLPVCIYWGPEFILLYNDAWSAIPGDKHPGCLGQPAREAWSDIWSILDPMYNGILQTGVAAHEEDRLLPMVRFGYVEEAYFTYNVSPIFGQDGKPVGLFNTAVETTGTVIQQRRQRLLTRLAERLGHVDDSKQICTQAIALLADAAHDVPFCLIYHAGTLLGASGTDARDRFAPAQLTVDDDPLHLFSGLNHAHQSPLGSQHVRAFAPWPEALDSTYATPLTGYADSLAVFGISPRRRLDEHYAEFFNELAALLGSALAAATQRSQERQVQEAVQEDARQRTLERDRVWAMSQDLLCVLDHQGVLRSVNPAWTSLLGWTEQQLSGSSSESLVHPDDLPASIDMRAVLSRGERLQHFENRLRHADGSYRWVSWHASEDNGLIYGCGRDITEQKRSAELLKQAQLALLSAQRMEAVGQLTGGIAHDFNNLLASIRFSLDLITRRAPANAQPEINHILHAATQATERAAELTHNLLAFARRQALAMHPVALDQQLHAWQAELSERAGPGVELTLDTDAADSVISDRDQLHKTLQHLVDNARDAMPSGGTLEITLRTQEIVSGDSDLPAGDYLALSVQDNGQGMSEATLAHVFDPFFTTKGIGPNSGLGLSMVYGFIKQSGGHIRLRSQPGQGTCVTLYFPRGSSVVSIPDIPVTPNQTANQQLCVLVVEDNDLVRMLTVEVLEEIGYQVLQAEDAEQALPVLQGETRIDLLLTDVGLPGMNGEELAQAARQVRPELPILFATGFAEIVHIDGSELATRMSMIAKPFSIDALRDKVNGMLGRQGD